A single region of the Gemella sp. zg-570 genome encodes:
- a CDS encoding carbohydrate ABC transporter permease → MKKATVNKKRIDYSAYLFILPVCIFFITFVLVPMIRGLELSLFSFSKRNPVFVGFKQYADLLFSSNGATIHEPFMKSLVNTVIITAVAVPIVVLVSIFVAVTIYNKHATVRSFFRGVFYIPAISSVVSVTVVWAWIYHPQYGILNYLFNSAGIISKNVDWLGNPNTALYAIITILITTSLGQPIILYVAALGNVPKELLEAAEIDGATKWQVFRKITWPLIMPTTLYIVVVTTINSFQCFALIQLLTAGGPNYGTSTIMYLVYEAAIKNGDHGIASAMGIILAIVIGIISILQFKFLSTDND, encoded by the coding sequence ATGAAAAAAGCAACAGTAAATAAAAAACGCATAGATTATAGTGCATACTTGTTCATCCTACCTGTTTGTATTTTCTTTATTACATTCGTTTTAGTTCCTATGATTCGTGGGCTTGAGTTATCACTATTCAGTTTCTCTAAACGAAATCCTGTTTTCGTAGGATTTAAACAATATGCAGACTTACTTTTTAGTAGTAATGGGGCTACTATTCACGAACCTTTTATGAAATCTTTAGTTAATACTGTCATAATAACTGCAGTGGCAGTTCCTATCGTAGTATTAGTTTCGATTTTTGTTGCGGTAACAATATATAATAAACACGCAACTGTAAGGTCATTCTTCCGTGGTGTATTCTATATACCAGCTATCTCTTCTGTAGTTTCTGTTACGGTAGTTTGGGCATGGATTTATCACCCACAATATGGTATTTTAAACTACCTATTTAACTCAGCAGGTATTATAAGTAAAAATGTTGACTGGCTAGGGAATCCAAATACAGCCCTATATGCAATTATCACTATATTGATAACTACTTCTTTGGGCCAACCAATCATACTTTATGTTGCAGCATTGGGTAACGTGCCGAAAGAATTATTAGAAGCAGCTGAAATTGATGGGGCTACTAAATGGCAAGTTTTTAGAAAAATAACTTGGCCACTTATTATGCCAACAACACTTTATATAGTGGTTGTTACTACGATAAACTCTTTCCAATGTTTCGCACTCATCCAACTTTTAACAGCTGGTGGTCCAAACTACGGAACAAGTACAATCATGTACCTAGTTTATGAAGCAGCAATCAAAAATGGTGACCATGGTATTGCTTCTGCAATGGGTATTATTTTAGCTATTGTCATAGGAATTATATCTATCTT
- a CDS encoding ABC transporter ATP-binding protein: MVNLSLKNIYKKYDNGFVAVTDFNLEVADKEFIVFVGPSGCGKSTTLRMIAGLEDISEGEFYIGDKLVNNVEPKDRDIAMVFQSYALYPHMTVFENMAFALKLRKVPKDEIKAKVEEAAKILGLEELLDRKPKALSGGQRQRVALGRAIVRSPKVFLMDEPLSNLDAKLRSNMRAEIIKIHNSLGATTIYVTHDQTEAMTMADRIVVMKKGIIQQIGKPKEIYDEPENLFVAGFIGAPTMNFLHGKISEGNFITKGNTAIEIPEAMRNKLIEKGYEGKEVVLGIRPENISNDPLVLETYSHATITSKVIVAELLGSEYIVHTEINGEDIKAIVHSRQNIKMGDEIKFALDMNRAHFFDVDTELSILLEK; encoded by the coding sequence ATGGTAAATCTTTCTTTAAAAAATATTTATAAGAAATATGACAACGGCTTTGTTGCTGTTACAGATTTTAATCTGGAAGTAGCAGACAAAGAATTTATAGTTTTTGTAGGCCCTTCTGGATGTGGTAAATCTACTACTCTACGTATGATTGCAGGTTTAGAAGATATTTCTGAAGGAGAATTCTACATAGGGGACAAATTGGTAAATAATGTGGAACCAAAAGACCGTGATATAGCCATGGTATTCCAATCTTACGCTCTTTATCCTCACATGACAGTTTTTGAAAATATGGCTTTCGCTTTGAAACTTAGAAAAGTTCCTAAAGATGAAATAAAAGCTAAGGTTGAAGAAGCCGCTAAAATTTTAGGGCTTGAAGAGTTACTTGACAGAAAACCTAAGGCTCTATCAGGTGGTCAACGTCAAAGGGTTGCTCTAGGACGTGCTATCGTTCGTTCTCCAAAAGTATTCTTAATGGACGAACCACTATCAAATCTGGATGCTAAACTACGTTCAAACATGCGTGCTGAAATAATTAAAATTCACAACTCGCTTGGAGCTACTACTATTTATGTAACTCACGACCAAACAGAAGCTATGACAATGGCAGACAGAATTGTTGTTATGAAAAAAGGGATCATTCAACAAATAGGTAAACCAAAAGAAATCTATGACGAACCAGAAAATCTTTTCGTTGCTGGATTTATCGGAGCCCCAACAATGAACTTCCTACACGGTAAAATATCAGAAGGTAACTTTATAACTAAGGGGAATACTGCTATTGAAATACCTGAAGCTATGCGTAATAAGTTAATAGAAAAAGGTTATGAAGGAAAGGAAGTTGTTTTAGGTATTAGACCAGAAAATATTTCTAATGACCCCCTAGTTTTAGAAACTTACAGCCATGCAACAATAACTTCAAAAGTAATAGTTGCTGAATTGTTGGGTTCTGAATATATTGTTCATACTGAAATTAACGGGGAAGATATAAAAGCAATAGTCCATTCTAGACAAAATATTAAAATGGGAGATGAAATAAAATTTGCTCTTGACATGAATAGAGCTCATTTCTTCGATGTAGATACAGAATTGTCTATTCTTTTAGAAAAGTAA